GAAGAATTCTGCCAAAGCCGATTTCGTTCGCGAAGTTTTCTCTCAAGTCCAAGCCGTCGTTGTCGATCGTGCCGTTAAGAGGTCATTCGTTCTCCGCTGGATTGACTTTGAATTGAACGAACTCGCTATTGGCGGCAAAGTGAGACAGGCGACGAGGAGGActttgaagagaaagttgaaagCCATTCTGAAGGAGCCGGCGAACCGCAACGATTTGATTCTCTGGTCGGCGTACGCCCTCGTCGAATGCGTCGCTGGAAACGCGAAAGAGGCGGGTCAAGTGTTGGCCGCCGCACTTCAACTCGCAACGACGGCCAGCGTTGTCGACGAAAGGCGTAGCGACGATAGCTCAGGCGTCGGACTTGCGCGAGCCTATCGAACGTATGCCGAGTTGCAAGTAATTGCCGACTTGGATTCGCGAACCAGCGATGAATATCGACGAGCGGCTATCAGCGCACTGGTATCGTTTGCTGAACAGAGTGCATTCGATTGCGGCACTCCCGTCTCGGCGACTCGCATTCTCAAGGCCCAGAAGCAGTTTCGTGCCATTGCGACCAGTAGCTCGGAATCCGATTCCTACAAGGCGGAAGTGGCAATCTGTTCCGCGCTGTTGGACTACTTCACTCGGACATTAGACGACGTGGTTGCTAATTTTTTGACCTGCATTAGCTCTTCTGAGCATTTCTGTCGAGCTCTCGTCGGACTCGTTTGCTGTCACGCACAGGCTCGTCCCACGGCTCAGTCTCAGGTGAGAATGACGCTCCAGGAGGCGGTTCGACTTTATCCCAATTCACCTCAATTACTTGCGCTCTACGTCGAACTGGAGCGAAGTCTTCACGTCATcacgcgacgaagacgaacgcTTGATCATGCTGTCAAAAGCGCAGATACAGTCGTTCCTTGGATCGTCTCTATCCTAAGCGAATGGCAGCAAGCTCGGCGTCTAGGAGAACATCTCGATGAAGTTGTTGTCAAGCTCCCTGATACAGGTTTCTTGAATCGAATTCGTTCCCTCTTGAATCGAGCGACAGAAGAAAGTCGCTTGCAGAGAAATCTCCTCCTTTGGAGACTCTACATGCTGTTTGAGGTGCGCCACTCGTCCTCTGAAGGCTTTTCGTCTGTTATTAACGTTGCTTTTTTTAGCTTCAGCAGGGAAATTCAAAGCGAGCCAAAGAGGTCTTTTACAGAGCGCTGCAGTCGTGTCCCTGGGCGAAAGTGAGGGTTTCCTCCGCCGAAGAAATCATGGttaattttctttatagaaATTGTACGTTGACGGTGTGGAGCATTTtgagaatgacgtcgatgaaatCATGTCTCTGatggaagagaaggaaatacGCGTTCGTGCCCTGATGGAAGAAGTGGACTTACTGATGGAACcagacggagaagaagaagaacatgGAAAATCCACggaaaactaaaaaaataaaaattgattGCATTAGCATGCAGTAGAGAAGTGTACCTTGGCAGTCAGTGGACGAAACATGCATGACTTTTGCTGTCATTTTGCCGGGAGAAGGGTACGACGCTTAGCATGGGCTCTCTCTTTTCGTTCGCGAGCCGATCGAACAAATCACCGGCGTCGGAGAGTCCTGCGAGCCCTCGGCGAGACAAAACAACGGCACGAAAAGCCGCCGATTCCGCTCCCGACCCTAACGACAGCGGTTATCACTCGCATCCGACGAAGAAACATCGAAAGCGAGTCCGATCGCTAAACCAAAATAAGTGAACGTTCACAGAACGCCTTCTCGGGCACTCGATAAGCGTGTACCGCATTTTTTCGTAGTGCCAAACGAGCGCGAATGAATGTAgtgtgtgacgtcattgccaCCACGCCCCCCAAGGCGGGAACTCTAAAAAGCTTCTTTCAACTCCTCGGTACAGCAGAATCTTTTAGTTTAGGACAAGaccctaataaaaaatttgattataagatgacgacgtcatacAAGATCTTTTGTGGTTTGACTgcaattttcttctattgGACAACGTATTTGAAAATTTCCTTACGACAGACAACCTATTGTTGTTAGTATTTGTTGGCCATGGTGTACGCCTACTTTAGAAGAACGGAGCTACCCGTAAAAGAGTACACtgcaattaatttttttgcagcgcTGTACGTTTTGAAGACACACCCACACTTCTCACTTTGCACCTTACCATGATCATGTGTGTATTTGTAGGTGGCTGGCTTGGGACatggaagaagacgacgaggatcGCAAAGAGGTTCTTCTTCCGTGGGCACTTGGCAAAAATtggaagaaggagaaacaCTCCCTCTTGAGAGTTCGTAACGAACTGtggaagaaaatgaaattcaGAGGACTCGTCAGCAAAGCGACTTGCGACGAAGTACAGATAAGATACGTTTGAAATTTTAGTCTTACGCAGTATGCCATAGGTAATGGCTTTAGCTCCTGGTCATCCTCTGTGGGAGAGAAAACGGCGGGAGAGTTACGGTGGAGCTGTCAGGAATTACGCCGTCACTCTTTCTGTTTTCAACGAGGACATTTTCGTTGATAGCCAATCTTAGAGTGTGCCTATAAATAATATAGAGACGTACTTATCTCTCCCCAATACTACCTCCTCGAAGCTAATTCGGCTGcttgaaaatcaaataaatgGCCAAGTGCGCACACCTAAATAGATCATACAGTAAAGGGACAGCGGTGCGTATAATTAAATCCTCGAAGATACGTCATTCAATGAGTTACCACCGCGGTTACTCCGTCTTTGCATGGGCTTTATTAGACGTTCTCATTAGCAATAGAAATCCTAACCAAGTGCTATATAGATATGGAGAGAAACGCTTAGCATCCATTTTTACCTGTATGAGGTTGTTGATGATGTGATGGTCTGGCTATGTAGGCCGGTTGCGAGTCAAGATCCGAGGAAACGACCTCTCGATTGTGCCGCCTTGCTACGTCTACGGACCATAACCTATGCATCACTTCTACAGTCCTCATCTTCCGAACTGCCAATCCTTCCTTCAATACAGTATTCCACATTTGCACGACTTGCGTAATACTAGGAAAAAACACACAAATCTCCTAAATAAAAGGTCGAATACGTATTCTCGTGTATCACGCATACTTGGGAAGATAAACAACAACGGGGCTACCCACTTTTAGCCATGGAATGATAGTCCTCAGTACAAAACTAGGCTCCTGAAGATCTAGCACAGCCTATCGAATGCACAGTTAAAAACAGGTCCCACTATCACACTAGTTTTCATACACTGTCTAAGCGGTCCATATGAGAACGATTACTTTCAGAAGGAGAGTGAGAATAAAAAGTGACGTTACGCTTCCACGATCCCGAGTGCAATCGATTCTGCAAGTCAATCCACCGATCAACATTCTTCATCGCTCGTGCAAGATgatcttctctctcttcaaaGCTAAACACGCATCCTGCAGGTCCCACTACAGAAAAGTTGAGCGACCTAGAAATCCTTCTCATAGACTACCCAATCTCGACAGGAACAGCGTCAACGCTCCAGATCCAGTTCCGCACTCCAGCACCCGATGTCCATTACCGACGTCCATCATAGTCAAACAGGCAGCAGCATCTTTGGGATACATCGGAGTCGGACCTCTCGCCATGTGAAgaacgtactcctccagcgATGGTCTTTGCAGAAAGATTAGCTTTCCGCGTTTGCTGCGTGCGAACGATCCCGGCTCGAGACCGACGATGGtcgaaaaggaaacgaaatcgttcgacgagagGTGAACGCCGATCTCGAGGCGTTCTCGAGCCGCGGACGACTGCACGAGAGTAGTCATGCGCTTTTGACCTTTGTCTTCCAAGAGAACGAGATCACCGGGTCGAAAGCAGTCGCTCAGATGGCGTCGAAtcagagaaagacgaagcaTGCCGATACGGGACCTTTTTCTCGTGGACGGATGTttcttgctgctgctgtgCGCTTCGATTTGGTTTGCTCTAGGTTTCTGTCGTGACGTACAACGCGTTGCCAAACGTTAGAACTAGAGAGTTAGGCTACTGAGCGGATTGCTTTTTGTCTGGTCATCTTCTATGCACATGCTCTGGTTTTTAGGACTGCATGGCTTAAGATCCTCTATCATCAATTGCGGCGCAACTCAATGGATGAATAAAGGTTTGTCACATCCCCTTGGGGGCCCTCACCtggtgtaggcgtgcacTTAGGGGGCAGGCTTTTCTGCGGGGTACGTAGAGATGGATTGCAATGCTGTGCTACTGCCCGCGCTTTGGGCATAGACTGATTTCATGGCCGAATCTAAAACTAGTAGGTCCCGGTCTAGAGGCTAGAAGGTTACGGACAGTTTATAAGACGAACAAACAAGTACAACAAAAGCACAGACGAAAAAGCTACGATGTGACGATTTTATGTCGCTTTCACTCTCCAACATCCTTCTTCTTGATTCCCAAGTTCTAACGCGCATCAACTCGAATCAGCACTAAAGAGagagtttttctttcctaagaacgttttttcttacgcaATTTCTTACCACATTGGCAACCAGAGTCCTTTCAGCACTGGGACGATCTCTTCAAATGTTGGCCTTTCAAATGGGTTTCCATTCCAGCACCATTTGGCtaactttttcaaactgTCGTCACAGTGAACTGGGAATTCCGGTCGTAGGTCACTGTGAACGATTCGATCCAGGATTTCTTTGGTTTTCAAGTCTTGGTCCAATTTGTCAAAGTAAGGATGTTTTGCGGTCATGAGTTCCCACAACGTTATTCCGTAGCTGTAAGtgtcgacggcaacgct
This sequence is a window from Oscarella lobularis chromosome 7, ooOscLobu1.1, whole genome shotgun sequence. Protein-coding genes within it:
- the LOC136189373 gene encoding speedy protein A-like codes for the protein MGSLFSFASRSNKSPASESPASPRRDKTTARKAADSAPDPNDSGYHSHPTKKHRKRVRSLNQNNAKRARMNVVCDVIATTPPKAGTLKSFFQLLDDDVIQDLLWFDCNFLLLDNYLLAMVYAYFRRTELPVKEYTAINFFAALWLAWDMEEDDEDRKEVLLPWALGKNWKKEKHSLLRVRNELWKKMKFRGLVSKATCDEVMALAPGHPLWERKRRESYGGAVRNYAVTLSVFNEDIFVDSQS
- the LOC136189372 gene encoding tRNA (adenine(58)-N(1))-methyltransferase TrmI-like; the protein is MLRLSLIRRHLSDCFRPGDLVLLEDKGQKRMTTLVQSSAARERLEIGVHLSSNDFVSFSTIVGLEPGSFARSKRGKLIFLQRPSLEEYVLHMARGPTPMYPKDAAACLTMMDVGNGHRVLECGTGSGALTLFLSRLVGPAGCVFSFEEREDHLARAMKNVDRWIDLQNRLHSGSWKRNVTFYSHSPSESNRSHMDRLDSAVLDLQEPSFVLRTIIPWLKVGSPVVVYLPNITQVVQMWNTVLKEGLAVRKMRTVEVMHRLWSVDVARRHNREVVSSDLDSQPAYIARPSHHQQPHTGFLLLMRTSNKAHAKTE